From one Dehalobacter sp. 12DCB1 genomic stretch:
- a CDS encoding uroporphyrinogen decarboxylase family protein: MSNVMMPYQERSNRIFKTINLEQADRVPVLGTYGTWCAYYGGYTPAQIDIDLDKCAKAIVKVANDIPVDMLHMVSNRPAVLLQSLGSKSYNYLSKDNIIQYSDEQAGIMSEDEYPEFNIDPLRFIVEKILPRKFAELAKSSPAKDVALARGAMHFAIYGAKSGGITGVLAQQGMPLLGDGLLIHPMDLIADMYRGIKGMFGDMRRRPEEVLEAIEALLPIILRFGMGQVHMAPPKATPKVLFLPMHLPTMIKRTDFDKFYWPAFKKMMDFFAAQNVCVLGFYEGDWSRYYDHLQELPAKKSFGWFEHANFKEIKQSLKDTMCIVGLFPATLLQYGTEQECIAKAKEILDIMAPGGGYIFATDRELIAAQDGKSENIIAVNKFVMEYGIY; this comes from the coding sequence ATGAGCAACGTAATGATGCCGTATCAAGAACGTTCAAACCGTATTTTCAAGACAATAAATTTGGAACAAGCCGACCGTGTTCCTGTGTTAGGCACTTATGGGACATGGTGCGCCTACTATGGAGGTTATACGCCGGCCCAAATCGATATTGATCTGGATAAATGCGCGAAAGCCATTGTGAAAGTAGCCAATGATATTCCGGTAGATATGCTTCATATGGTGTCTAACAGGCCTGCCGTTCTGCTTCAGTCGCTGGGAAGCAAAAGTTATAACTATTTAAGTAAAGATAATATTATCCAGTATAGTGACGAACAAGCCGGGATAATGAGCGAAGACGAATATCCCGAATTTAATATAGATCCGTTAAGATTCATTGTTGAAAAGATTTTACCAAGAAAATTTGCCGAATTGGCGAAGTCTTCTCCCGCGAAAGACGTGGCTTTGGCCAGAGGCGCCATGCACTTTGCAATTTATGGAGCAAAATCGGGGGGAATAACGGGTGTGCTTGCTCAACAGGGAATGCCTCTCTTAGGGGATGGCTTACTTATTCACCCGATGGATTTAATTGCGGATATGTACCGCGGTATTAAAGGAATGTTCGGGGACATGCGCCGCCGCCCGGAGGAAGTCTTAGAAGCGATTGAAGCCTTACTGCCTATTATATTGAGGTTCGGTATGGGACAGGTTCATATGGCGCCGCCGAAAGCGACCCCCAAAGTGCTTTTTCTCCCGATGCATTTGCCAACCATGATAAAACGGACGGATTTTGACAAGTTTTACTGGCCGGCCTTTAAAAAGATGATGGACTTTTTTGCTGCTCAAAACGTCTGTGTTCTTGGATTCTATGAAGGCGACTGGTCACGCTATTACGATCATCTTCAAGAATTGCCGGCGAAGAAATCATTTGGCTGGTTTGAACATGCAAATTTCAAAGAAATTAAGCAAAGTTTGAAAGATACCATGTGCATTGTTGGACTTTTCCCGGCGACTTTACTGCAATATGGAACTGAACAAGAATGTATCGCCAAGGCCAAGGAAATATTGGATATAATGGCCCCCGGCGGCGGATACATTTTTGCCACCGACAGGGAGCTGATTGCAGCACAGGATGGCAAATCAGAAAACATTATCGCCGTAAATAAATTTGTTATGGAGTATGGTATTTATTAA
- a CDS encoding FAD:protein FMN transferase, translating to MYHKKSFKILLFLLAIIVISSWQGYAYYQRNVNYQESKLFFDTEVYVEAHGWGAKKAVVEALGIMKELDSKLNKFSPDSELYAINIHAGEQPVAVSELTFDVIEQSLKIADLSNGAFDPTIGPLAKLWKFGERDSSDKFVPSQEQISQTIQLVDYKKVILNKEQRTVFLVKKGMSLDLGAIAKGYAVSKALETFKSRNILSGMVSAGGNIYVIGKKDGNKPWHIGIRDPLNKEQIIGYVELEDLTIDTSGNYERFFTVDGIQYSHILDPRTGYPSKGVSGCTVVMKSPTMADALATAAFVLGPEKGLQLIEKNNAWGLIIDTDGKMVLSDKMKEMFKPETPE from the coding sequence ATGTATCATAAAAAGAGCTTTAAGATACTTTTGTTTCTATTGGCCATTATTGTTATATCGTCTTGGCAAGGTTATGCGTATTATCAACGTAATGTTAATTATCAAGAAAGCAAATTGTTTTTTGACACAGAAGTATATGTTGAGGCTCATGGCTGGGGAGCAAAGAAGGCAGTAGTTGAAGCTCTCGGCATTATGAAAGAACTAGATTCCAAACTTAATAAGTTCTCGCCTGATAGTGAGCTATACGCTATCAATATTCATGCAGGAGAACAACCTGTCGCAGTATCGGAATTAACCTTTGATGTTATTGAACAGTCCTTGAAAATTGCGGATTTAAGCAATGGCGCTTTTGATCCGACGATTGGCCCTTTAGCTAAATTATGGAAATTTGGAGAAAGGGATAGTTCTGACAAATTTGTACCATCGCAGGAACAGATTTCTCAAACAATTCAACTTGTTGATTACAAAAAAGTAATTTTGAATAAAGAACAAAGGACCGTCTTTTTAGTTAAAAAGGGAATGAGTTTAGATCTAGGAGCAATTGCTAAGGGTTACGCTGTAAGCAAAGCATTAGAGACATTTAAGAGCCGTAATATTCTATCAGGGATGGTATCGGCAGGCGGGAACATTTATGTCATAGGCAAGAAAGACGGAAACAAGCCTTGGCACATCGGAATTAGGGATCCTTTAAACAAAGAACAAATCATTGGCTATGTTGAATTAGAGGATCTTACAATCGATACATCAGGTAACTATGAACGGTTTTTTACTGTTGATGGAATACAATACAGTCATATTCTTGACCCTCGTACTGGGTACCCTTCAAAAGGGGTCAGCGGTTGTACTGTCGTCATGAAGAGTCCGACAATGGCGGATGCTTTGGCTACAGCAGCTTTCGTATTAGGTCCTGAAAAGGGCCTGCAATTAATCGAAAAGAATAACGCATGGGGCCTGATCATTGATACTGACGGCAAGATGGTATTATCCGATAAAATGAAAGAAATGTTTAAACCAGAGACTCCTGAGTAG
- a CDS encoding twin-arginine translocase TatA/TatE family subunit, translating to MGLTEIALILFVALILFGPDDLPVIAKTIGKMVRQGRKIMNELTREFTNTMSMQSDTIMDSLKDTSPKEKVSQEEPKQKEDTNVLQSNDGGAEKKAEDNETAVKHDGTNEADPM from the coding sequence ATGGGTTTAACAGAAATTGCATTAATCTTATTTGTCGCCTTGATTCTTTTTGGCCCCGATGATTTGCCCGTAATTGCAAAAACAATTGGAAAAATGGTTAGACAAGGTCGCAAGATAATGAATGAATTAACAAGAGAATTTACAAATACGATGAGTATGCAGAGTGACACGATAATGGACAGCTTAAAAGATACATCCCCAAAAGAAAAGGTTTCCCAAGAAGAACCTAAACAAAAGGAAGACACAAATGTGTTACAGAGCAATGATGGGGGAGCAGAGAAAAAAGCTGAGGATAATGAGACAGCTGTAAAACATGATGGAACCAATGAAGCCGACCCCATGTGA
- a CDS encoding dehalogenase, whose product MMGTFLIFLAGVLFLAGILFIKPRAKKEQMWKTVVNWALFVIWYGITWMGISFIYINASVGHVKATSTAIFLFMGISVVLAVVQARLLGFIGVKKAGNKSELQV is encoded by the coding sequence ATGATGGGTACATTCTTAATCTTTTTAGCAGGCGTATTATTTTTAGCCGGTATTTTATTTATTAAGCCCCGCGCTAAAAAGGAACAAATGTGGAAAACAGTAGTGAATTGGGCCTTGTTTGTTATCTGGTATGGGATTACCTGGATGGGAATTTCTTTTATCTACATTAATGCATCGGTTGGGCATGTCAAAGCAACAAGTACAGCAATATTCCTGTTTATGGGAATCTCTGTGGTTCTTGCTGTTGTTCAGGCCCGCCTGCTGGGCTTCATTGGTGTGAAAAAAGCGGGAAATAAAAGTGAATTACAAGTTTGA
- a CDS encoding reductive dehalogenase, whose translation MSDEDGKSYHVNRRNFLKAGAAATALGVLGAIKAPSKAANAAGESLEYTAAVKGQWSKLHPVHDLGSAAVRYVESNDQWLGTSKIVGKIKNVSEADNGFNRATRGLLPDPRIQLASLALPAHPFPLAQLMTVSLVGPDPVVEGPAAPRKLPIPDPEQMSQHMKDAAYFLRADDVAIGKMPEFGYYSEKIVDVPGLLSKPVSECVKPVTERLPYVIAVIVDQHLETMLASTGYDGISGSQSLRGYHAVANIVVILANYIRALGYNARASHFVNYEVVMPTVLISAGLGEMSRAGDCTVHPRLGFRHKAAAVTTDLPLAPDKPIDFGIQDFCRVCKKCAENCPTQSISTDTDQTEYNGYMRWNLNSDTCTQLRIINENGQGCGRCMKVCPWNSKEDSWFHQAGTWIGSQNESSAKLLKAIDDMFGYGTEQIERYKWWLEWPELYKYTPPDLSGPVFKH comes from the coding sequence ATGAGTGATGAAGATGGAAAGAGTTATCACGTAAACCGCAGAAATTTTCTCAAAGCCGGTGCTGCAGCCACGGCCTTGGGCGTACTTGGAGCAATCAAGGCACCTTCCAAGGCGGCGAATGCGGCGGGAGAAAGTCTGGAGTATACTGCTGCAGTAAAAGGGCAATGGTCCAAGCTGCATCCGGTACATGACCTCGGCAGTGCTGCGGTACGTTATGTAGAAAGCAATGATCAGTGGCTGGGTACCTCAAAAATAGTTGGGAAAATCAAAAATGTCAGTGAAGCAGATAATGGATTTAATCGTGCTACCAGGGGGTTGCTCCCAGATCCCCGGATACAGCTTGCGTCTTTGGCGCTTCCTGCGCATCCTTTTCCATTGGCACAGCTGATGACAGTTTCTTTAGTAGGGCCGGACCCTGTAGTTGAAGGACCGGCCGCCCCAAGAAAATTACCGATACCTGATCCTGAGCAAATGTCACAACATATGAAAGATGCTGCCTATTTCTTGCGCGCTGACGATGTCGCTATCGGAAAAATGCCTGAGTTTGGATATTATTCGGAGAAGATTGTTGACGTTCCCGGGTTATTGAGCAAACCGGTGTCAGAATGTGTTAAACCGGTAACGGAACGGCTGCCCTATGTCATCGCGGTGATAGTTGACCAACACTTGGAAACCATGCTGGCGTCGACTGGATATGATGGGATTAGCGGCTCGCAGTCACTAAGGGGTTATCATGCGGTCGCAAACATTGTTGTCATTTTGGCCAACTATATCCGTGCTCTTGGATATAATGCCCGGGCAAGTCATTTTGTCAATTATGAAGTAGTAATGCCGACGGTTCTCATATCTGCAGGCTTAGGGGAAATGTCCCGTGCCGGTGATTGTACAGTTCATCCCCGTTTGGGATTCCGGCATAAAGCGGCTGCTGTAACCACTGATTTGCCACTGGCGCCTGATAAACCGATTGATTTTGGGATCCAGGATTTCTGCAGGGTATGTAAAAAATGTGCGGAAAACTGTCCGACCCAATCAATTTCGACGGATACGGATCAGACCGAGTACAACGGATATATGCGATGGAACCTGAATAGTGATACCTGTACGCAACTCAGAATAATTAACGAAAACGGTCAAGGCTGCGGGCGGTGCATGAAGGTTTGCCCATGGAACTCCAAGGAGGATTCCTGGTTCCACCAGGCGGGAACCTGGATAGGCAGTCAAAACGAATCTTCTGCGAAATTGCTGAAAGCAATTGACGATATGTTCGGGTATGGAACGGAACAGATAGAGAGATATAAATGGTGGCTGGAGTGGCCCGAATTGTATAAGTATACACCCCCCGATCTTTCAGGACCTGTCTTTAAACATTAA
- a CDS encoding dehalogenase, with amino-acid sequence MGTFLIFLAGVLFLAGILFIKPRAKREQMWKTVVNWALFVIWYGITWMGISFVYMNASVGHVKATSTAIFLFLGISVVLAVVQARLLGFIGVRKAGSTGELQV; translated from the coding sequence ATGGGTACATTCTTAATTTTTTTAGCAGGCGTATTATTCTTGGCCGGTATTTTATTTATTAAACCTCGCGCTAAACGTGAACAAATGTGGAAAACAGTAGTTAATTGGGCCTTGTTTGTTATCTGGTATGGGATTACCTGGATGGGGATTTCTTTTGTCTACATGAACGCATCGGTTGGACATGTCAAAGCAACAAGCACAGCGATATTCCTGTTTCTGGGGATATCTGTGGTTCTTGCCGTTGTTCAGGCCCGCCTGCTGGGATTCATTGGTGTGAGAAAAGCGGGGAGTACAGGTGAATTACAAGTTTGA
- a CDS encoding twin-arginine translocase TatA/TatE family subunit: MQSIFGMITPTVAVVGLVIALIIFGPGKLPQLGKALGGGIKEFRNASDGQKEESETIKEA, encoded by the coding sequence ATGCAATCAATTTTTGGAATGATTACCCCAACCGTAGCTGTCGTAGGTTTGGTCATCGCCCTAATTATATTTGGACCAGGAAAGCTGCCCCAATTAGGAAAAGCTTTAGGCGGGGGTATCAAGGAATTCAGGAATGCTTCTGATGGCCAAAAGGAAGAGAGTGAAACAATAAAAGAGGCATAG
- the tatC gene encoding twin-arginine translocase subunit TatC, producing MQRRKKQSDEMSFFGHFKEMRKVLLFSAYAIAIGAILGWVFSDYAFRFLAIPMAGLSEVHFITTTPMEPLMVKLKVSLILGVVVALPIIIWQLWSFILPALKSNERKYLYFIFPSSLLLFFAGAAFVILFVLPICLKFLLLAGIGAIDTTPFVTKSSYINFVFTLALSFGLFFQLPIVLILLIRIGVVSPQALAKYRKWAFFVIVILAVVLSPTPDLMTQVLIIGPMYLLYEISIWVGYIVVRRRTKMLKREEEEVI from the coding sequence GTGCAACGTAGGAAGAAGCAAAGTGACGAAATGTCTTTCTTTGGCCACTTTAAAGAAATGCGCAAAGTGCTTTTATTTTCTGCATATGCGATTGCGATCGGAGCAATACTGGGATGGGTGTTCAGTGATTATGCATTTCGTTTCCTGGCGATACCAATGGCCGGTCTCAGTGAGGTGCATTTTATAACGACAACACCGATGGAACCGTTAATGGTCAAGTTAAAAGTATCACTCATTTTGGGTGTAGTTGTGGCTTTGCCCATCATCATATGGCAGTTATGGAGTTTTATCCTGCCTGCTTTGAAATCGAATGAACGAAAGTATCTCTATTTCATCTTTCCTTCATCTCTTCTTCTTTTTTTTGCAGGCGCAGCTTTTGTTATTTTATTTGTGCTGCCTATCTGCTTAAAGTTTCTACTTTTGGCAGGGATAGGGGCAATCGATACAACACCATTTGTCACCAAGTCTTCCTATATTAATTTTGTTTTCACTTTGGCGCTCAGCTTTGGATTGTTTTTCCAGCTACCCATTGTATTGATATTGTTAATCCGAATAGGCGTCGTATCTCCTCAGGCTCTCGCAAAATATAGAAAATGGGCCTTTTTTGTGATTGTGATATTGGCTGTTGTTCTTTCTCCAACACCCGATCTGATGACCCAGGTTTTGATTATCGGTCCAATGTATCTTCTCTATGAAATCAGTATTTGGGTAGGGTATATTGTAGTAAGAAGAAGAACAAAAATGCTGAAGCGAGAAGAGGAAGAGGTGATTTAA
- a CDS encoding reductive dehalogenase, protein MIDGQEKKFQLSRRNFLKAGVAASAMGVIGAIKAPAKVANAAGASLKYTAAAKGQWSKLHPEHDYGSATVRFVESNDQWLGTTKIVGKVKNFSEADMGFNLATRGMLPNKKTQAASLSFFFRHPFGAAIANAGMFVAPPAAVEGKPSPQKLEIPDPEQMSQHIKDAAYFLRADEVGIGKMPEYAYYSQKLTDKAGLMTKPVEECVIPVTERLPYVIVVMVDQNLQTMLGSTGYDGISGAMSMKSYHATGNIAVILATYIRSLGYNARAQHAFNYNAVMPPAVISAGLGELSRTGDCSIHPRLGFRHKVAAVTTDLPLAPDKPIDFGLQDFCRVCKKCAENCPNQSITYDSDLVEYNGYLRWNSDMKKCAEFRILNEDGVSCGRCMKVCPWNSKEDSWFHQAGTWIGSKNEASAKLLKTIDDMFGYGTESIDKYRWWLEWPEMYKYPAVAQAPQTH, encoded by the coding sequence GTGATTGATGGACAAGAGAAAAAGTTTCAGCTAAGCCGCAGGAATTTTCTCAAAGCTGGCGTTGCAGCCTCTGCGATGGGAGTGATTGGAGCGATAAAAGCTCCTGCCAAAGTAGCCAACGCGGCCGGAGCAAGTCTGAAGTATACTGCTGCAGCAAAAGGACAATGGTCAAAACTTCATCCTGAGCATGACTATGGCAGCGCGACAGTACGTTTTGTGGAGAGCAATGATCAGTGGTTAGGTACAACAAAGATTGTTGGAAAAGTAAAGAATTTCAGTGAAGCTGATATGGGATTCAACCTGGCTACCAGGGGGATGCTTCCTAATAAAAAGACACAAGCGGCGTCTTTGAGTTTCTTTTTCAGGCATCCTTTTGGAGCGGCAATAGCCAATGCAGGCATGTTTGTTGCTCCGCCCGCTGCGGTTGAAGGAAAGCCATCACCTCAAAAACTGGAGATCCCTGATCCGGAACAAATGTCCCAGCATATTAAAGATGCCGCCTATTTTTTGCGCGCTGATGAAGTCGGTATCGGCAAGATGCCGGAATATGCTTATTATTCCCAAAAGCTTACGGATAAGGCTGGTTTGATGACCAAACCTGTAGAAGAATGTGTCATACCGGTAACAGAACGCTTGCCTTACGTCATCGTCGTGATGGTCGATCAAAATCTCCAAACTATGCTGGGATCCACTGGGTATGACGGAATCAGTGGTGCAATGTCTATGAAGAGTTATCATGCAACCGGGAACATCGCAGTTATTTTAGCTACCTATATCCGGAGCCTTGGGTATAATGCCAGGGCGCAGCATGCGTTTAACTATAACGCAGTCATGCCGCCCGCAGTTATTTCAGCAGGGTTGGGGGAGCTTTCCCGTACCGGTGACTGTTCAATTCATCCCCGCTTGGGGTTTCGGCATAAAGTTGCTGCTGTTACCACCGATTTGCCGCTGGCACCCGACAAACCAATTGACTTTGGCCTTCAGGATTTCTGCAGAGTATGTAAAAAATGTGCTGAAAACTGTCCGAACCAATCCATTACGTATGATTCGGATCTTGTGGAGTACAACGGATACCTGCGTTGGAACAGCGACATGAAAAAATGTGCAGAATTCAGGATACTCAACGAAGACGGAGTGTCCTGCGGACGGTGCATGAAGGTCTGTCCCTGGAACTCCAAGGAGGATTCCTGGTTCCACCAGGCTGGAACTTGGATTGGAAGTAAAAATGAAGCTTCTGCAAAATTGCTGAAAACAATTGACGATATGTTTGGGTACGGCACGGAAAGCATCGATAAATACAGATGGTGGCTGGAGTGGCCGGAGATGTACAAGTATCCAGCGGTTGCTCAAGCGCCACAGACGCATTAA
- a CDS encoding Crp/Fnr family transcriptional regulator, producing the protein MQYDYGRCEGARAIPDTFYPIEKLREFTHIGVVKTYAKDSNVILPGGKDYMLVYVLSGRISLNLMTEDGRERVIYFSGENGILGRLYKMESENDAYAVAIEDSKVCLFFEEHLRIIFRQDEDMIFEVLRNCLSKVSYYMRQTIERDFYNPTIRILRLLNGLYLTNGISVGDSYEIRMDLSLQFISEITGAHYVTVSKVLKYLKEQKIIEKKKDKIIIHDLEKLKELTHEKHIYKYIY; encoded by the coding sequence ATGCAATACGATTATGGAAGATGCGAGGGGGCAAGGGCTATTCCTGACACTTTCTATCCGATTGAAAAACTGAGGGAATTCACGCATATAGGAGTAGTAAAAACCTATGCTAAGGACAGTAATGTGATCTTACCGGGAGGTAAGGATTATATGCTGGTTTATGTGCTTTCCGGAAGGATAAGTTTGAACTTGATGACGGAAGACGGCAGGGAAAGAGTGATTTATTTTTCAGGAGAAAATGGAATTTTGGGTCGTTTGTATAAGATGGAAAGTGAAAATGATGCTTATGCGGTTGCCATAGAAGATTCTAAAGTATGTCTTTTTTTCGAAGAGCATCTCAGAATTATTTTCCGTCAAGATGAAGACATGATCTTTGAAGTGCTTAGAAATTGTCTTTCCAAAGTAAGTTATTATATGAGACAAACGATAGAAAGAGACTTTTACAATCCAACGATTAGAATCTTAAGATTGCTGAATGGACTTTATCTTACCAATGGAATATCGGTAGGAGATTCTTACGAAATACGTATGGACTTATCATTGCAATTTATCTCTGAGATAACAGGAGCACATTATGTTACAGTCTCCAAAGTATTAAAGTATTTAAAGGAGCAAAAAATTATTGAAAAGAAGAAAGACAAAATAATTATTCATGATCTGGAAAAACTTAAAGAATTAACCCATGAGAAGCATATTTATAAATATATTTATTAG
- a CDS encoding cobalamin-dependent protein (Presence of a B(12) (cobalamin)-binding domain implies dependence on cobalamin itself, in one of its several forms, or in some unusual lineages, dependence on a cobalamin-like analog.) produces the protein MVDLKVLTQAMSDLDEDVLNKAIDEVLSKDDNAAEAQEVVKACQQGMTLVGERYDSGEYFIGDLVFAGEVLQNVMDKLKSALSVGSSAKGGKIVLATVSGDLHDIGKNIFRSMVEAAGFEVIDLGINVPVSQIVDKVKEVSPDIVGLSGVLTLALDSMKETVDALNEAGLKNSVKVIIGGVPVNENVCKSIGADAFSTNAAEGVKICQRWVE, from the coding sequence GTGGTGGATTTGAAAGTACTGACTCAAGCGATGTCCGATTTGGACGAAGACGTGTTAAACAAGGCGATTGATGAAGTACTAAGCAAAGACGATAACGCCGCCGAAGCTCAAGAAGTTGTTAAAGCTTGTCAGCAAGGTATGACGCTCGTGGGTGAGCGTTATGATTCGGGCGAGTACTTTATCGGGGACTTAGTCTTCGCCGGAGAAGTGCTGCAAAACGTCATGGACAAGCTCAAGTCGGCTTTAAGCGTAGGGTCCTCAGCAAAAGGCGGGAAAATTGTCCTGGCCACCGTTTCCGGAGACCTTCATGACATCGGTAAAAATATTTTCAGATCCATGGTAGAAGCCGCAGGCTTCGAGGTAATCGACCTGGGGATCAATGTTCCGGTCAGCCAGATCGTGGACAAGGTAAAAGAGGTTAGCCCTGATATTGTCGGATTAAGCGGCGTACTCACCTTGGCGCTGGACAGTATGAAAGAAACGGTTGATGCGCTTAATGAAGCAGGCCTTAAAAATTCAGTTAAGGTGATTATCGGCGGCGTACCCGTTAATGAGAACGTTTGTAAAAGCATAGGTGCGGACGCCTTTTCGACAAACGCCGCTGAAGGCGTAAAAATTTGTCAAAGGTGGGTGGAATAA
- a CDS encoding reductive dehalogenase → MAFEQEKKVQVSRRNFIKVSVGAAVLGAAVALRAPIVAAGAVGESVKYTPAAKGQWSKLHPVHDMGSATIRFVEHNDQWLGTSKIIGPIKNPSEYDGGFEQIAAGKVSQRGQLGLYNMNTKDPFGSAIIMGAGMVAGFLEGIPAPKKMEIPDPEQMSQHIKDVAYFLRADDVGIGRMPSYAYYDTKCIYPPFPGRQYVELPREQLVRPVTERLPYAIVVMVDQHLETMLASTGYDAISISQSFRGYHATGVISAILAQYIRNLGYNARANYAVDYNGVMPPVIIAAGLGELSRTGDCTIHPRLGFRHKVAAVTTDLPLAPDKPIDFGLLDFCRICKKCAENCPAGAINIDSDMGQYNGYLRWNNDTNKCAEFRASNEDGVCCGRCMKVCPWNSKEESWFHQAGTWIGSKNETSSKLLKSIDDMFGYGTETINKYKWWLEWPELYKIPPVSILTEPLPPDPIFSALGKNRQ, encoded by the coding sequence GTGGCTTTCGAACAAGAAAAAAAGGTTCAAGTAAGCCGCAGAAATTTTATCAAAGTCAGTGTCGGAGCTGCGGTTCTGGGGGCGGCGGTAGCTCTGAGAGCACCCATCGTAGCGGCGGGTGCGGTTGGCGAGAGCGTGAAGTATACGCCTGCGGCAAAGGGACAATGGTCCAAACTGCATCCGGTGCATGACATGGGTAGCGCAACAATACGTTTTGTAGAACATAATGACCAGTGGTTGGGAACCTCAAAGATAATAGGTCCAATCAAAAATCCAAGCGAATACGATGGAGGATTTGAACAGATTGCCGCGGGGAAAGTCAGTCAAAGGGGTCAATTGGGGCTTTATAACATGAATACCAAGGATCCTTTTGGCAGTGCAATCATCATGGGAGCCGGTATGGTGGCAGGTTTTCTGGAAGGCATTCCTGCCCCGAAGAAAATGGAGATTCCTGATCCTGAGCAAATGTCACAACACATTAAGGATGTTGCCTATTTTTTGCGGGCTGATGATGTAGGTATAGGCAGGATGCCTTCGTATGCCTACTATGATACCAAATGTATTTATCCGCCTTTTCCGGGAAGACAGTACGTGGAGTTGCCCAGAGAACAATTGGTAAGGCCGGTGACCGAACGCCTGCCGTATGCAATCGTGGTTATGGTTGACCAGCATTTGGAGACAATGCTTGCTTCGACAGGTTATGACGCGATCAGCATTTCTCAGTCCTTTAGGGGCTATCACGCAACTGGGGTTATTTCCGCTATTTTAGCCCAATATATTCGGAATCTTGGTTATAATGCCAGGGCAAATTATGCTGTGGATTATAACGGTGTCATGCCGCCTGTTATTATAGCCGCAGGATTAGGAGAACTATCCCGTACAGGCGATTGTACAATTCACCCCCGGTTAGGATTCCGCCATAAAGTTGCTGCGGTCACTACGGATTTGCCGCTTGCACCGGATAAGCCAATTGATTTTGGGTTACTCGACTTCTGCCGCATATGTAAGAAATGTGCGGAAAATTGTCCTGCCGGAGCTATCAACATTGATAGTGATATGGGTCAGTATAACGGCTATTTGCGTTGGAACAATGACACGAACAAATGTGCCGAATTCCGGGCCAGTAATGAAGACGGTGTTTGCTGTGGACGGTGCATGAAGGTCTGTCCCTGGAATTCCAAAGAGGAATCCTGGTTTCATCAAGCTGGTACCTGGATTGGAAGCAAAAATGAAACATCATCAAAATTATTAAAATCGATTGATGATATGTTCGGGTATGGCACAGAAACCATCAATAAATATAAATGGTGGCTGGAGTGGCCTGAATTGTATAAGATCCCTCCTGTAAGCATCTTGACTGAACCCTTGCCTCCGGATCCCATTTTTTCGGCATTAGGGAAAAATAGACAGTGA